The following are encoded together in the Pedobacter sp. D749 genome:
- a CDS encoding exo-alpha-sialidase, whose product MKIFKILCLSLPFAFAMQNSQAQDTVRYTGKTLVNADYHHGQLSPVMGVHNIQTFRANREHPELAENFGWTYNHAPMLAYWNNKFYIEYLSDKVGESIPPGQTLLQSSKDGYTWTKPEVVFPVYRIPDGTTKEGRTDVAKDLDAVMHQRMGFYVSTKNVFLVLGFYAISFDAKDDPNDGHGIGRAVREIQPDGKYGPIYFIHYNPGYSEKNTKYPLYTKSKSKTFIEACNELLSNKLMTQQWNEEADRKDPLITLQKEYKAFSYYHLPDGRVVGLWKNALTAISNDNGKSWPENASRAPGFVNSNAKIWGQKTSDGNYATVYNPSEYRWPLAISTSKNGLDYTNLLLVNGEITPMRYGGNYKSYGPQYVRGIEEGNGKPKDGNLWVTYSMNKEDIWVSSVPVPVSDKATQHVNDDFGKLPSDKALEMWNIYSPLWAPVKVENGVLELRDKDPFDYAKAERLFPASKKIIASFSVRPKQNDFGLLEIELQDAKGMATVRLTFDTAGTLSAKAGARYKNFMKYEAGKSYDIKLKLDAFTRFYTITVNGKDVLTSLAFQPVADVSRIVFRTGDVRRFPDVDTPADQTYDLKNAGEPEKKEAVYSIKYLKTEGF is encoded by the coding sequence ATGAAAATATTTAAAATACTTTGTTTAAGCTTACCATTTGCATTTGCGATGCAAAACTCGCAGGCGCAGGATACGGTACGCTATACAGGTAAAACACTGGTTAATGCAGATTACCATCATGGTCAGCTTTCGCCAGTAATGGGTGTGCATAATATCCAGACTTTCCGTGCCAACCGGGAACACCCTGAACTGGCCGAGAATTTTGGGTGGACCTATAACCATGCACCAATGCTGGCCTACTGGAATAATAAATTTTATATTGAATATTTAAGCGATAAAGTTGGCGAAAGCATCCCGCCAGGACAAACTTTATTGCAATCGTCAAAAGATGGCTACACCTGGACGAAACCAGAGGTGGTATTTCCGGTCTACCGGATTCCGGATGGTACAACAAAAGAGGGTAGAACCGATGTTGCCAAAGATTTAGATGCTGTGATGCATCAACGCATGGGTTTTTATGTTTCCACTAAAAATGTATTCCTGGTTTTGGGTTTTTATGCCATTAGTTTTGACGCGAAAGACGATCCGAACGATGGCCATGGAATTGGCAGGGCAGTAAGAGAAATTCAGCCAGATGGAAAGTATGGCCCCATTTATTTCATTCATTACAATCCTGGTTACTCCGAGAAAAATACCAAATATCCGCTATACACCAAAAGCAAAAGTAAAACTTTCATTGAAGCCTGTAATGAATTGTTATCAAACAAGTTGATGACTCAACAATGGAATGAAGAGGCTGATCGGAAAGATCCTTTGATTACTTTACAAAAGGAGTATAAAGCCTTCAGCTACTATCATTTACCTGATGGAAGAGTGGTGGGTTTATGGAAAAATGCCTTAACAGCCATTAGTAATGATAACGGAAAGAGCTGGCCAGAAAACGCGTCGCGGGCACCCGGTTTTGTAAACAGCAATGCCAAAATCTGGGGACAAAAAACTTCAGACGGCAATTACGCAACAGTTTATAATCCATCTGAATATCGTTGGCCTTTAGCCATTTCAACTAGTAAAAATGGCTTGGATTATACCAATTTATTGTTGGTAAATGGCGAAATCACGCCGATGCGTTATGGTGGAAATTACAAGTCTTATGGTCCGCAATATGTGCGTGGCATTGAAGAGGGTAATGGAAAACCAAAAGATGGCAATTTATGGGTAACCTACAGCATGAACAAAGAGGATATCTGGGTTTCTTCAGTTCCTGTACCGGTTAGCGATAAAGCAACACAACATGTTAACGATGATTTTGGTAAATTACCATCAGATAAAGCGCTCGAAATGTGGAACATATATAGTCCGCTTTGGGCACCGGTAAAGGTAGAAAACGGCGTTTTAGAGTTAAGAGACAAAGATCCTTTTGATTATGCCAAAGCCGAAAGATTATTTCCTGCATCTAAGAAAATAATAGCTTCGTTTTCGGTTAGGCCAAAGCAAAATGATTTCGGCTTGCTCGAAATCGAATTGCAGGATGCAAAAGGAATGGCAACTGTGCGCCTGACTTTTGATACCGCTGGAACTTTAAGCGCAAAGGCGGGAGCACGGTATAAAAATTTTATGAAATACGAGGCGGGTAAAAGTTACGACATTAAATTAAAATTAGATGCCTTTACGCGTTTTTACACCATCACCGTAAACGGCAAAGATGTGTTAACCAGTTTGGCTTTTCAACCT
- a CDS encoding glycoside hydrolase family 43 protein, which produces MFKPNSISSFRLAIIGLLLCGLTSCTKQAYIFTSFHEPANEGLRLLYSYDAYHWTDLNKTFLKPAVGTQKVLRDPSIVQGPYGTFHLVWTCSWKGDKGFGYANSKDLINWSEQKFLPVMESEPKTVNVWAPEIFYDDEKKEYVIIWASAIPFRFAKGIEEEENNHRMYSITTKDFISFSKPKLFLDPGFSVIDAVIVKRASKDYVLVLKDNTRPNRNLKVAFAKDALGPYENVSDTFSPKLTEGPTVVKVKNNWLIYFDAYGQKIYSAYKTADFKTFKDVTASISIPEGHKHGTIIKVNKKVIENLLKYK; this is translated from the coding sequence GTGTTTAAACCCAATTCCATATCATCATTTCGCTTAGCCATTATTGGCCTGCTTCTTTGCGGCTTAACATCCTGTACAAAGCAGGCTTATATATTTACCTCTTTCCATGAGCCGGCAAACGAAGGGTTAAGGCTTTTATACAGCTACGATGCTTACCATTGGACAGATTTGAATAAAACTTTTTTGAAACCAGCGGTTGGGACACAGAAAGTTTTGCGCGATCCATCAATTGTTCAAGGGCCGTATGGAACATTTCATTTGGTTTGGACCTGCAGCTGGAAAGGCGACAAAGGTTTTGGTTACGCCAATTCAAAGGATCTGATCAATTGGAGCGAACAAAAATTCCTTCCGGTAATGGAAAGTGAGCCGAAAACTGTAAATGTTTGGGCACCTGAAATTTTCTATGATGATGAGAAAAAAGAATATGTAATTATCTGGGCTTCAGCTATTCCGTTTCGATTTGCTAAAGGAATAGAGGAAGAAGAAAATAATCACCGGATGTACAGCATTACCACAAAAGATTTTATAAGCTTCTCTAAACCGAAATTGTTTCTTGATCCTGGTTTCAGTGTAATCGATGCAGTGATTGTGAAACGGGCAAGCAAAGATTATGTATTGGTTTTAAAAGACAATACACGCCCGAATAGAAATTTAAAAGTAGCGTTTGCAAAAGATGCACTAGGACCTTACGAAAATGTTTCGGACACTTTTAGTCCGAAATTAACAGAGGGACCAACTGTGGTAAAAGTAAAAAATAATTGGCTGATTTATTTCGATGCCTATGGACAAAAGATTTATTCAGCCTATAAAACTGCCGATTTTAAGACTTTTAAGGATGTAACAGCATCAATTTCAATCCCCGAAGGGCATAAACACGGAACGATTATAAAAGTGAATAAGAAAGTGATTGAGAATTTATTGAAGTATAAATGA
- a CDS encoding glycoside hydrolase family 140 protein, with protein sequence MNLKLQIFLLAVLSCFAFGCKKKPHFGDKSLLVSENGRYLTTGDGKPFFWLGDTGWLLFGRLTREEANAYLEDRKQKGFNVIQVMLLHDVPSRNVYLDSSVVHADVSKPMLTPGNNPQDSLAYDYWDHVDYIIDQAAEKGLYIALVPVWGTNVKNKKVNKTQAKAYSEFLAKRYKDKWNIIWLNGGDIKGSDGADVWNTIGETLRANDPNHLITFHPRGRTASSQWFQNAKWCDFDMVQSGHRRYDQDTSKNEKLHYGEDNWKYIEADYKLKPTKPTIDGEPSYEDIPQGLHDTVQPRWTASDVRRYGYWSVFAGAFGYTYGHNSVMQMYKKADLKPAYGAKDHWITAINAPGAKQMQYLKDLMLSHSYFDRVPDQTLVAGKNGEKYERVLATRGEEFALLYTYTGRNFTVQMGKIDGDEVKASWFDPRTGKITAIGEFENKGIREFNPPGEPANGNDWVLVLEEV encoded by the coding sequence ATGAACCTTAAATTACAAATATTTCTGCTTGCTGTGCTTTCTTGCTTTGCTTTTGGCTGTAAGAAAAAGCCTCATTTTGGCGATAAAAGTCTTTTGGTTTCAGAGAACGGGCGGTATTTAACCACCGGTGATGGCAAACCCTTCTTTTGGCTTGGAGATACAGGCTGGTTGCTGTTCGGTCGTTTAACCCGCGAAGAAGCAAACGCCTATCTCGAAGACCGTAAACAAAAAGGTTTTAATGTTATTCAGGTGATGTTATTACATGATGTGCCTTCGAGAAATGTATACCTCGATTCGTCAGTTGTACATGCAGATGTATCAAAGCCGATGCTTACACCGGGCAATAATCCTCAAGACTCTTTGGCCTATGATTATTGGGATCATGTAGATTACATCATAGATCAGGCAGCAGAAAAAGGACTTTATATTGCCCTGGTTCCGGTATGGGGTACCAATGTAAAAAATAAAAAAGTGAATAAAACGCAGGCAAAGGCTTATTCTGAGTTCCTGGCAAAACGTTATAAAGATAAGTGGAATATCATTTGGCTCAATGGTGGCGATATTAAAGGAAGTGATGGTGCGGATGTTTGGAATACCATTGGCGAAACCTTAAGGGCAAACGATCCGAATCATCTAATAACTTTCCATCCAAGGGGAAGAACTGCTTCCTCACAATGGTTTCAAAATGCAAAATGGTGTGATTTTGATATGGTTCAATCTGGTCACCGCCGGTATGATCAGGACACCTCTAAAAACGAAAAATTACATTATGGAGAAGATAACTGGAAATATATTGAAGCTGATTATAAATTAAAACCAACTAAGCCAACCATTGATGGGGAGCCTTCATACGAAGATATTCCACAAGGTTTACACGATACGGTCCAACCACGCTGGACAGCTAGTGATGTAAGAAGATACGGTTATTGGTCGGTTTTTGCAGGTGCATTTGGTTATACTTATGGCCACAATTCGGTAATGCAGATGTATAAAAAGGCAGATTTAAAACCTGCTTATGGTGCGAAAGACCATTGGATCACTGCCATTAATGCTCCAGGCGCAAAACAGATGCAATACCTGAAAGATTTAATGCTTTCTCACTCTTATTTCGATCGTGTGCCCGATCAAACTTTAGTGGCTGGAAAGAATGGTGAAAAATATGAACGGGTTCTTGCTACAAGAGGTGAAGAGTTTGCATTGCTTTACACTTATACAGGAAGAAATTTTACTGTGCAGATGGGCAAAATCGATGGTGATGAGGTTAAAGCTTCCTGGTTTGATCCAAGAACTGGTAAAATCACGGCAATTGGAGAATTTGAAAATAAAGGAATTAGGGAGTTTAACCCACCCGGCGAACCTGCAAATGGCAATGATTGGGTGTTGGTGTTGGAGGAGGTGTAG